In a genomic window of Molothrus ater isolate BHLD 08-10-18 breed brown headed cowbird chromosome 17, BPBGC_Mater_1.1, whole genome shotgun sequence:
- the CCN5 gene encoding CCN family member 5 isoform X1: protein MSLQLEKQLLFLSLLCILSKVCAQLCRRPCYCPWVPPRCPRGSPLVLDGCGCCKVCARRLGEPCDFLHVCDQSQGLVCDYSSAPAGTGGTCNFEDDEEGCEVNGRLYRDGEVFQPSCRIQCHCLDGGFTCVPLCQEDVRLPSPDCPFPRRVEIPGKCCPEWICEGAQEQPLPRDARAAPGAVSPLLWSPCPPWGTEWSPCSATCGLGFASRVSNQNRLCRLETQRRLCSAGPCPALPAALPARARGGRL, encoded by the exons atgAGCCtccagctggagaagcagctcctcttcctctccctgctctgcattcTCTCCAAG GtttgtgcccagctgtgccgGAGGCCGTGCTACTGTCCCTGGGTGccaccccgctgtccccgcggcTCCCCCCTGGTCCTGGATGGGTGTGGCTGCTGCAAGGTCTGTGCCCGGCGCCTGGGAGAGCCCTGCGACTTCCTGCACGTCTGTGACCAGAGCCAGGGCCTCGTCTGTGACTACAGCTCAGCACCTGCGGGGACAGGAGGCACCTGCAACT TtgaggatgatgaggagggCTGCGAGGTGAACGGCCGGCTCTACCGAGACGGGGAAgttttccagcccagctgcagaatCCAGTGCCACTGCCTGGACGGGGGCTTCACCTGCGTCCCGCTGTGCCAGGAGGATGTGCGGCTGCCCAGCCCCGACTGCCCCTTCCCCCGGCGCGTGGAGATCCCAGGGAAGTGCTGCCCTGAGTGGATCTGCGAaggtgcccaggagcagcccctgccccgggATGCCAGGGCAG CCCCCGGGGCGGTGTCCCCGCTGCTGTGGTCCCCCTGCCCGCCGTGGGGCACGGAGTGGAGCCCCTGCTCGGCCACCTGCGGGCTGGGCTTTGCCAGCCGCGTGTCCAACCAGAACCGCCTGTGCCGGCTGGAGACGCAGCGGCGGCTCTGCTCGGCcggcccctgcccggccctgcccgcagCGCTGCCGGCG AGGGCAAGAGGAGGTCGTTTGTAG
- the CCN5 gene encoding CCN family member 5 isoform X2: protein MSLQLEKQLLFLSLLCILSKVCAQLCRRPCYCPWVPPRCPRGSPLVLDGCGCCKVCARRLGEPCDFLHVCDQSQGLVCDYSSAPAGTGGTCNFEDDEEGCEVNGRLYRDGEVFQPSCRIQCHCLDGGFTCVPLCQEDVRLPSPDCPFPRRVEIPGKCCPEWICEGAQEQPLPRDARAEGKRRSFVAVPTPDSPWSQRLILAKSLAQTHGTVVMVKMEVVSTGKTEKK, encoded by the exons atgAGCCtccagctggagaagcagctcctcttcctctccctgctctgcattcTCTCCAAG GtttgtgcccagctgtgccgGAGGCCGTGCTACTGTCCCTGGGTGccaccccgctgtccccgcggcTCCCCCCTGGTCCTGGATGGGTGTGGCTGCTGCAAGGTCTGTGCCCGGCGCCTGGGAGAGCCCTGCGACTTCCTGCACGTCTGTGACCAGAGCCAGGGCCTCGTCTGTGACTACAGCTCAGCACCTGCGGGGACAGGAGGCACCTGCAACT TtgaggatgatgaggagggCTGCGAGGTGAACGGCCGGCTCTACCGAGACGGGGAAgttttccagcccagctgcagaatCCAGTGCCACTGCCTGGACGGGGGCTTCACCTGCGTCCCGCTGTGCCAGGAGGATGTGCGGCTGCCCAGCCCCGACTGCCCCTTCCCCCGGCGCGTGGAGATCCCAGGGAAGTGCTGCCCTGAGTGGATCTGCGAaggtgcccaggagcagcccctgccccgggATGCCAGGGCAG AGGGCAAGAGGAGGTCGTTTGTAGCTGTGCCCACCCCGGATTCACCCTGGAGCCAACGCCTCATCCTGGCAAAGAGTCTGGCACAAACCCATGGCACTGTGGTTATGGTGAAGATGGAGGTTGTTTCCACtgggaaaacagagaagaaatga